One genomic region from Yarrowia lipolytica chromosome 1C, complete sequence encodes:
- a CDS encoding uncharacterized protein (Compare to YALI0C09119g, similar to uniprot|P14065 Saccharomyces cerevisiae YOR120W GCY protein) gives MSLTTSTITLNDGRAMPALGLGTFQNDACEQVVYDAIKAGYRHIDTAFIYRTEEAVGNAVERAISDGIVARSDLWITTKVWPTYHDRVPQSVDKSLALLKTDYIDLLLVHWPVALNGDPNDDYSFLPKREDGEIDITEGDDWISFYKQLETEQKTGRVKSIGVSNVSSVYLERLLEHASVIPAVNQFENHPLLPQKDQIEANLKQGIQITAYSPLGSGQGVINLHENPTIVELAEKYNTSTASILINWHICQGRSVIPKTANSLRVVSNAVKVEISAQDLAKIDAISAEHGTHRTVPFHLFKKDCLGYPV, from the coding sequence ATGTCGCTCACTACCTCCACAATCACCCTCAACGACGGCCGGGCCATGCCTGCTCTGGGTCTCGGCACCTTCCAAAATGACGCCTGCGAGCAGGTTGTGTACGACGCCATCAAGGCTGGCTACAGACACATTGACACTGCCTTCATCTACCGAACCGAAGAGGCCGTTGGCAATGCGGTTGAGCGGGCCATTTCCGATGGTATCGTCGCCCGGTCCGACCTCTGgatcaccaccaaggtgtGGCCCACCTACCACGACCGAGTTCCCCAGAGTGTGGACAAGTCTCTTGCTCTCCTCAAGACTGACTACATCgaccttcttctggtcCACTGGCCCGTTGCTCTCAATGGCGACCCCAACGACGACTACTCCTTCCTGCCCAAGCGAGAAGATGGCGAAATCGACATCACCGAGGGCGATGATTGGATCTCCTtctacaagcagctggagacCGAGCAGAAGACTGGCCGAGTCAAGTCCATTGGCGTGTCCAACGTCTCGTCCGTCTACCTGGAGCGGCTTCTGGAACACGCTTCTGTCATTCCGGCTGTCAACCAGTTTGAAAACCACCCTCTGCTGCCCCAGAAGGACCAGATTGAAGCCAACCTCAAGCAGGGCATCCAGATCACGGCCTATTCTCCCTTGGGATCTGGTCAGGGAGTCATCAATCTGCACGAGAACCCCACCATTGTCGAGCTCGCTGAGAAATACAACACCTCCACTGCCTCCATTCTCATCAACTGGCACATTTGCCAGGGCCGATCTGTGATCCCCAAGACGGCCAACAGTCTGCGAGTAGTTTCCAATGCTGTCAAAGTGGAAATTTCTGCCCAAGATCTCGCCAAGATCGACGCCATTTCTGCCGAACACGGAACCCACAGAACCGTGCctttccatctcttcaagaaggactgTCTTGGATACCCTGTGTAG
- a CDS encoding translation elongation factor EF-1 alpha (Compare to YALI0C09141g, uniprot|O59949 Yarrowia lipolytica Elongation factor 1- alpha (EF-1-alpha), similar to Saccharomyces cerevisiae TEF2 (YBR118W) and TEF1 (YPR080W); ancestral locus Anc_3.378), translated as MGKEKTHVNLVVIGHVDAGKSTTTGHLIYKCGGIDKRTIEKFEKEADELGKGSFKYAWVLDKLKAERERGITIDIALWKFQTPKYYVTVIDAPGHRDFIKNMITGTSQADCAILIIAGGVGEFEAGISKDGQTREHALLAFTLGVKQLIVAINKMDSVKWSQDRYNEICKETANFVKKVGYNPKSVPFVPISGWNGDNMIEASTNCDWYKGWTKETKAGEVKGKTLLEAIDAIEPPVRPSDKPLRLPLQDVYKIGGIGTVPVGRVETGVIKAGMVVTFAPANVTTEVKSVEMHHEILPDGGFPGDNVGFNVKNVSVKDIRRGNVAGDSKNDPPNGCDSFNAQVIVLNHPGQIGAGYAPVLDCHTAHIACKFDTLIEKIDRRTGKKMEDSPKFIKSGDAAIVKMVPSKPMCVEAFTEYPPLGRFAVRDMRQTVAVGVIKSVEKSDKAGGKVTKAAQKAAKK; from the exons ATG GGAAAGGAAAAGACTCACGTTAACCTCGTTGTCATCGGTCACGTCGATGCCGGTaagtccaccaccactgGTCACCTTATCTACAAGTGCGGTGGTATCGATAAGCGAACCATCGAGAAgttcgagaaggaggccgacGAGCTTGGAAAGGGTTCTTTCAAGTACGCTTGGGTTCTTGACAAGCTTAAGGCTGAGCGAGAGCGAGGTATCACCATTGATATTGCTCTCTGGAAGTTCCAGACCCCTAAGTACTACGTCACCGTTATTGATGCTCCCGGTCACCGAGATTTCATCAAGAACATGATCACCGGTACCTCCCAGGCCGACTGTGCCATCCTCATCATtgctggtggtgttggtgagTTCGAGGCTGGTATCTCCAAGGACGGTCAGACCCGAGAGCACGCTCTGCTCGCTTTCACCCTCGGTGTCAAGCAGCTGATTGTtgccatcaacaagatggaCTCCGTCAAGTGGTCTCAGGATCGATACAACGAGATCTGCAAGGAGACCGCCAACTTCGTCAAGAAGGTTGGTTACAACCCTAAGTCTGTCCCCTTTGTCCCTATTTCCGGATGGAACGGTGACAACATGATTGAGGCCTCCACCAACTGTGACTGGTACAAGGGCTGGAccaaggagaccaaggccGGTGAGGTCAAGGGTAAGACCCTCCTTGAGGCCATTGACGCCATTGAGCCCCCCGTGCGACCCTCCGACAAGCCCCTCCGACTTCCTCTCCAGGATGTCTACAAGATCGGTGGTATCGGCACAGTGCCCGTTGGCCGAGTCGAGACCGGTGTTATCAAGGCCGGTATGGTTGTTACCTTCGCTCCCGCCAACGTGACCACTGAGGTCAAGTCTGTCGAGATGCACCACGAGATCCTCCCCGACGGAGGTTTCCCCGGTGACAACGTTGGCTTCAACGTCAAGAACGTTTCCGTCAAGGATATCCGACGAGGTAACGTTGCCGGTGACTCCAAGAACGACCCCCCTAATGGCTGCGACTCTTTCAACGCTCAGGTCATTGTTCTTAACCACCCCGGTCAGATCGGTGCTGGTTACGCTCCCGTTCTTGATTGCCACACTGCCCACATTGCCTGCAAGTTCGACACCCTGATCGAGAAGATCGACCGACGAACCGGtaagaagatggaggactCCCCCAAGTTCATCAAGTCTGGTGATGCCGCCATTGTCAAGATGGTCCCCTCCAAGCCCATGTGTGTTGAGGCCTTCACTGAGTACCCCCCTCTTGGTCGATTCGCCGTCCGAGACATGCGACAGACCGTTGCTGTCGGTGTCATCAAGTCCGTCGAGAAGTCCGACAAGGCTGGTGGAAAGGTCACCAAGGCTGCCCagaaggctgccaagaaaTAA
- a CDS encoding uncharacterized protein (Compare to YALI0C09163g, weakly similar to uniprot|O59745 Schizosaccharomyces pombe Hypothetical 33.4 kDa protein, similar to Saccharomyces cerevisiae MRL1 (YPR079W); ancestral locus Anc_3.377) yields MICTTTSPKTGNFFDLSPLLHHDWSVPGLDYGFNFSISFCGPLTSSDTQYTDLETDHEAQNSASASYTDSVTGQTYSLGKSDTHPFFRGRELVLEYHGGSFCRDPAGKMTELRKSALVSFKCDHEMTHHVMSPTLVGQLSDCAYFFEVKTPHACAVSNQEQSMQPVTIFVFIVVVATIVGLVSSQLGKGGKLQFDGGRLGERVKRVVLLLWVVVLRIVMAPFRVVKSRRLPL; encoded by the coding sequence ATGATCTGCACCACAACTTCCCCCAAAACCGGCAACTTTTTCGACCTGTCGCCGCTGCTGCACCATGATTGGTCTGTTCCCGGCCTAGACTACGGCTTCAACTTCAGCATAAGTTTCTGTGGCCCTCTGACGTCTTCAGACACACAATACACCGATCTCGAAACCGACCACGAGGCCCAAAACTCGGCCAGCGCTAGCTACACAGACTCAGTGACCGGCCAGACGTACTCACTCGGCAAATCTGACACACATCCGTTTTTCCGCGGCCGAGAACTCGTTCTGGAGTACCACGGAGGCAGTTTCTGCAGAGACCCAGCGGGGAAAATGACCGAGCTGCGCAAAAGCGCCTTGGTCAGCTTCAAATGCGACCACGAAATGACCCACCACGTCATGTCTCCAACGCTGGTGGGCCAATTATCCGACTGTGCGTATTTCTTTGAGGTCAAGACCCCCCATGCGTGCGCAGTGTCTAACCAGGAACAGAGCATGCAACCCGTGACGATTTTCGTcttcattgttgttgtggcAACCATTGTGGGACTCGTTAGTAGCCAGCTGGGCAAGGGAGGAAAGTTGCAGTTTGATGGAGGGCGACTTGGAGAGAGAGTTAAGAGAGTGGTTCTCTtgttgtgggtggtggtCCTCAGAATCGTCATGGCTCCCTTTAGAGTCGTCAAGAGTCGCAGACTGCCGTTGTAG